From a region of the Daphnia pulicaria isolate SC F1-1A chromosome 1, SC_F0-13Bv2, whole genome shotgun sequence genome:
- the LOC124324459 gene encoding uncharacterized protein LOC124324459, whose protein sequence is MSDSDSSNCTPPRGSRFTENITDVVYISLPIPSSATFSCHICTTVGQKLLTHNSLKKHFRATHKGTIVVRFECHICQFELPSVRSYAAHHAELHSRRPVSPPSTTPGTPQVPPISSEAIDCFLAAARRQSISEALPPDPSAVAPIPPTAAPTNLPPLLDTRPMHPHPPGLLINFGPRELLPPLSASLSDVPSDFPPPPPEPDPPDGNGSLWSWTGRTNVLYDVLGHPVVSGCWERGGGGRCYRPRSHPPILTEEIRIARQLLLPSAVSVPPPEMPQNSVASVLAQPPSPLATPSLRNTTHTPPTGSLQVSGAPGARGLVYAAISPPPIVSEPVTSPSMPDAPPWNRDAGHFDLPRRPDPRLSTSSLSAQPPGLVQQCEPPGGRRGRRSRQQSSHLPPVTNHRANGRPATSPRRRSPSLDPARIDEEEEAPDIPPPKLTDLQRQWVDTFNSLLPEDVDGLSALSLAISSAAAERQDTAPPPPTRAPAPRNQGLNRAPRRRPRYDPQDASAIQKLYRMDRNKAMAHILAEPSPYCAAEPAAIETHLTTIFAGEEHPWSDPPACVPAFDQPTTPDELVFLTAPITPLEVSFRLQRMKNTAPGPDGARYSGLRRVDPGCHTLALIYSRCLRIAKVPAAWKESTTVLIFKAGDRENLGNWRPLTLGNTIAKLYSGVIADRISRWAEEGHRISPQQKGFTRHDGCLEHNFLLQAAINQARRTGQELCVAWLDLANAFPSVPHSHIFGTLNLLGLPAELISVVQDLYIDTTTRGMTSSGLTAPIPISSGVKQGCPLSPVIFDLAMEPIIRAVMALKPLSFKLGLIDLLILAFADDLALLAKNEAALQRQLDAATETAEWCGLTFKPAKCATLHVVRRETVDSVFTINENPLAVLGEGQHYRHLGVPTGFRNKQTPEETLAQISNDLDLLDNSLLAPWQKIDAVVTFIVPRLDFILRGANVAVKPLRALDKRMKKNVKKWLNLPQRASAELVFIPSPLGGAGILPFSDMRNVCAITHGYRLLTCPDDDVRETAWDTLKTAAHLKIRRVPDMEDIAAYLNGSTDGDMIQTNGDVPSLWSRVRSCTRALRRIVNIEWWWCATLGEMQIIVPRPGKEPDQARAHPAARSQVCNLVKTALRASYLHRLLQKPDQGKVFSVTSLRSESNHMMKTGLYTRFADWRFLHRARLDTVPLNGTRRFGAGSKRCRRCNNVLETLPHVLSHCKYVSRPRALRHHNVVHRLARGTPVIAGTITEDKAIPGTSGQLRPDLVVTDVSTRSISIVDVAIVFENKFEAFQLARAGKIEKYDPLAAELRSQGWNVYLDAFVVGALGGWDPANDAVIRQLRISKSYAKLMKKLVISDTIRWSRDIYVEFISGKRQYREPIPMAPPPSRP, encoded by the coding sequence ATGAGTGACAGTGATTCTTCCAATTGTACGCCGCCTCGTGGGAGCAGGTTCACGGAGAACATTACTGATGTGGTCTACATCAGCCTTCCCATCCCTTCTTCTGCCACCTTCTCCTGCCACATCTGCACTACCGTTGGGCAGAAGCTGTTGACCCATAACAGCCTGAAGAAGCACTTCCGCGCCACCCACAAAGGTACCATTGTTGTCCGCTTCGAGTGCCACATCTGCCAGTTCGAGTTACCGAGCGTGAGAAGCTATGCCGCCCACCATGCTGAACTCCACTCCCGTCGACCGGTGTCTCCACCCTCTACCACGCCTGGTACACCCCAAGTGCCGCCCATCTCTTCCGAGGCCATTGATTGCTTCCTTGCGGCGGCTCGACGTCAATCCATATCAGAGGCGCTGCCTCCTGACCCATCTGCTGTGGCGCCGATCCCTCCGACGGCTGCCCCCACTAATCTACCTCCTCTTCTAGATACCAGGCCGATGCATCCCCATCCGCCTGGCCTCCTCATCAACTTCGGGCCTCGTGAGCTACTCCCGCCCCTCAGTGCTTCTCTCAGTGATGTGCCAAGTGACTTCCCTCCTCCGCCGCCAGAGCCAGATCCTCCAGACGGAAATGGCTCTCTATGGTCCTGGACTGGTCGTACGAATGTTCTGTATGACGTGCTTGGTCATCCGGTTGTGAGTGGTTGCTGGGAaagaggtggtggtggccgcTGTTATCGCCCGCGCTCCCATCCACCAATACTGACTGAAGAAATCCGCATTGCCCGGCAGCTTCTTCTCCCCAGTGCAGTTTCTGTTCCGCCACCGGAAATGCCGCAAAATAGTGTCGCTTCAGTGCTTGCTCAGCCTCCTTCGCCGCTAGCTACACCGAGCCTCCGAAATACTACCCACACGCCACCTACCGGCTCTCTTCAAGTGTCTGGCGCTCCAGGTGCTCGAGGCCTAGTTTATGCTGCAATCTCTCCTCCTCCCATAGTGAGTGAACCAGTGACTTCACCCTCCATGCCAGATGCTCCACCGTGGAATCGGGATGCTGGCCATTTCGACCTTCCTCGACGGCCTGACCCTCGGCTGTCTACTTCTTCACTTTCCGCCCAGCCCCCAGGGCTCGTACAGCAGTGCGAGCCACCTGGTGGTCGGCGTGGAAGACGATCTCGTCAGCAATCTTCTCATTTGCCGCCTGTGACCAACCACAGGGCTAATGGGCGACCGGCTACCTCTCCTCGGCGTCGTTCCCCTTCACTTGACCCTGCACGGatagatgaagaagaggaagctCCTGACATCCCCCCACCGAAGCTAACGGATCTCCAACGCCAGTGGGTTGATACGTTCAACTCACTCCTCCCTGAGGATGTTGATGGCCTCTCGGCCCTCTCGTTGGCTatttcttctgctgctgctgaacggCAGGACacagcaccaccacctcctACCCGTGCTCCGGCTCCCCGTAATCAAGGTCTCAACCGAGCCCCACGTAGGCGCCCACGATACGATCCCCAGGATGCTTCTGCCATTCAGAAGCTCTACAGGATGGACCGAAACAAAGCCATGGCCCACATCTTGGCAGAACCGTCTCCGTACTGCGCGGCTGAACCGGCAGCAATCGAGACGCACTTGACCACAATTTTTGCAGGGGAAGAGCACCCCTGGTCCGATCCACCCGCCTGTGTGCCGGCCTTTGATCAGCCTACCACGCCTGATGAACTGGTCTTCCTTACGGCCCCGATCACCCCACTGGAAGTTTCCTTCCGCCTTCAACGGATGAAAAACACGGCTCCTGGACCTGATGGCGCGCGTTACTCTGGCCTACGTCGCGTCGACCCTGGCTGTCACACCCTGGCCCTAATCTACTCGCGGTGCCTCCGCATTGCCAAAGTTCCAGCCGCCTGGAAAGAGTCGACGACGGTCCTCATCTTTAAAGCCGGTGACAGAGAGAATCTAGGCAACTGGCGTCCGCTCACCCTTGGAAACACCATTGCCAAACTCTACTCTGGCGTCATCGCCGACCGGATTTCCCGCTGGGCGGAAGAGGGCCACCGGATTTCGCCACAACAAAAAGGTTTCACCCGACACGACGGCTGCCTTGAGCACAACTTCCTCCTTCAGGCCGCAATTAATCAAGCCCGTCGCACCGGCCAGGAATTGTGTGTTGCATGGCTTGACCTGGCCAACGCCTTTCCTTCCGTCCCCCACAGCCACATTTTTGGCACCCTAAACCTTTTAGGGCTACCTGCGGAACTCATTTCCGTCGTGCAAGATCTCTACATCGACACAACCACACGCGGGATGACGTCCAGTGGCCTGACAGCACCCATCCCAATTTCATCTGGAGTCAAACAGGGCTGCCCCCTGAGCCCTGTAATATTTGATCTGGCTATGGAACCAATCATCCGCGCTGTCATGGCGCTAAAGCCCCTCTCTTTTAAATTAGGCCTTATTGACCTCCTTATTCTAGCTTTCGCCGATGACCTGGCCCTCCTAGCAAAAAATGAAGCCGCACTCCAGCGCCAACTTGATGCGGCGACGGAAACGGCAGAATGGTGTGGCCTCACCTTCAAACCGGCCAAATGTGCCACTCTCCATGTGGTCCGGCGAGAAACTGTCGATTCCGTCTTCACAATCAACGAAAACCCATTGGCGGTCCTTGGTGAAGGACAACACTACCGCCATCTGGGAGTCCCAACTGGTTTCCGCAACAAACAGACGCCAGAGGAAACGCTGGCTCAAATTTCCAACGACCTGGACCTTCTCGACAACAGCCTACTAGCCCCTTGGCAGAAGATTGATGCGGTCGTCACCTTTATTGTGCCCCGCCTAGACTTCATTCTCCGAGGTGCCAACGTCGCAGTTAAACCGCTCAGAGCATTGGAcaagagaatgaagaaaaatgtgaaaaagtgGTTAAATTTGCCCCAACGGGCCAGTGCTGAATTGGTCTTCATTCCTAGTCCGCTAGGTGGTGCTGGCATTCTACCGTTTAGTGATATGCGCAATGTGTGCGCAATCACCCATGGTTATCGTCTTCTTACCTGTCCCGACGATGATGTACGTGAAACTGCTTGGGACACGCTCAAAACCGCGGCTCACCTCAAGATTCGACGTGTACCAGACATGGAGGACATTGCCGCTTACCTCAACGGATCCACGGATGgtgacatgattcaaaccaacGGCGATGTTCCTTCGTTGTGGTCGCGTGTCCGATCCTGTACGCGCGCCCTTCGTCGAATCGTGAATATTGAATGGTGGTGGTGCGCCACCCTTGGTGAAATGCAGATCATCGTCCCCCGTCCTGGAAAAGAACCAGATCAGGCGCGAGCCCACCCGGCCGCCCGCAGTCAGGTGTGTAATCTAGTTAAAACGGCCCTCCGGGCCTCCTACCTCCACCGCCTTCTCCAGAAACCCGACCAGGGTAAAGTGTTCTCAGTGACCAGCCTCCGTAGTGAATCAAATCACATGATGAAAACCGGCCTTTATACCCGATTTGCCGACTGGCGCTTTCTCCATCGGGCCCGACTGGACACTGTCCCCCTAAATGGAACGCGCCGATTTGGCGCCGGCAGTAAGCGCTGCCGCCGTTGCAATAATGTGCTCGAAACTCTCCCACATGTTCTCAGCCACTGCAAATATGTCAGTCGTCCTCGGGCTCTCCGCCACCATAATGTCGTCCATCGACTGGCCAGAGGGACGCCGGTGATTGCTGGAACGATTACCGAAGACAAGGCGATACCCGGTACCAGCGGCCAGCTCCGACCGGACCTTGTCGTCACTGATGTCTCGACCCGCTCCATCTCCATCGTCGATGTAGCCATCGTCTtcgaaaacaaattcgaaGCGTTTCAACTTGCTCGAGctgggaaaatagaaaaatatgacCCTCTTGCCGCAGAACTCCGATCTCAAGGCTGGAATGTTTATCTAGATGCCTTTGTGGTTGGTGCGCTTGGTGGATGGGATCCAGCGAATGATGCCGTTATTCGCCAACTACGCATCAGTAAAAGCTACGCCAAACTCATGAAAAAACTCGTGATCAGCGACACCATCCGGTGGTCCCGCGATATTTATGTGGAATTCATCAGCGGAAAGCGGCAGTATCGGGAACCCATTCCTATGGCTCCGCCTCCATCACGTCCCTAA